The following proteins come from a genomic window of Aequorivita marisscotiae:
- the proB gene encoding glutamate 5-kinase: MNEKRVVIKVGTNVMTNKDNRIVGPILDELVRQIAALYEDGYAPVLVSSGSAIAGMEVLGECLAKDDATRRQIYSSVGQPRMMRHYYSLFHNHGMRCAQILATKRDFTPGKHRENMINCYEGLLAEGIVPIANEDDAVSLTMSMFSDNDELASLVAELIDADALVILTDTDGLYTGHPDDEDSKRLSNVHHEEAVEHFVQASNKGEGEGRGGMKSKLKIAKQTAKKNIPTYIANGKQKNVIVDILDGKKIGTKFYA; this comes from the coding sequence ATGAATGAAAAACGAGTGGTTATAAAAGTAGGAACCAACGTTATGACTAATAAAGACAATCGCATTGTCGGTCCAATTTTAGACGAATTGGTAAGACAAATTGCAGCCTTGTACGAAGATGGCTATGCCCCGGTTTTAGTATCCTCCGGCTCTGCTATTGCAGGAATGGAAGTACTTGGAGAGTGCTTGGCAAAAGACGATGCAACCAGAAGGCAGATCTATTCGTCCGTAGGACAGCCCCGAATGATGCGGCACTACTATAGCCTCTTCCACAATCACGGCATGCGTTGTGCACAAATTCTGGCAACAAAACGCGATTTTACCCCTGGAAAACATCGTGAAAATATGATTAATTGTTACGAAGGTTTACTTGCCGAAGGTATAGTGCCAATTGCAAATGAAGACGATGCCGTGTCCTTAACAATGTCTATGTTTAGCGATAATGACGAATTGGCAAGCTTGGTGGCAGAACTTATTGATGCCGATGCCTTGGTAATTTTAACCGATACCGATGGGCTTTATACCGGGCATCCCGATGACGAAGATTCAAAAAGACTCAGCAATGTTCATCACGAAGAAGCTGTAGAACATTTTGTTCAAGCTTCAAATAAGGGTGAAGGTGAAGGACGCGGCGGCATGAAATCTAAATTAAAAATTGCCAAACAAACGGCTAAGAAAAATATTCCAACGTATATCGCCAACGGAAAACAGAAAAATGTAATTGTAGATATTTTGGACGGAAAAAAAATTGGAACAAAATTCTACGCATAA
- a CDS encoding type II toxin-antitoxin system ParD family antitoxin produces MKNTSISLGNYFDQFVQTQVSAGRYKNVSEVIRAGLRLLENEESKVIALKNAIQEGIDSGIAHDFDPKKNLEELKAKRRQNG; encoded by the coding sequence ATGAAAAATACATCAATATCGCTCGGAAATTATTTTGACCAGTTTGTACAAACTCAGGTTTCTGCTGGACGTTACAAAAATGTAAGTGAAGTAATCAGAGCTGGACTTCGTTTATTGGAAAATGAAGAAAGTAAAGTTATTGCGTTAAAAAATGCTATTCAAGAAGGAATAGATAGCGGAATTGCTCACGATTTCGACCCTAAAAAAAATCTTGAGGAATTAAAAGCTAAACGCAGACAGAATGGCTAA
- a CDS encoding CPBP family intramembrane glutamic endopeptidase, whose translation MNKSTKVLITILISFGLYFIFDDILFKDIRRWFFDLTNQLGTSHIISYLITGVPLFIGTLLIGKKTDFFQNLGLDKSIIKGFLFALVCTLPMYIGFSILFEFNANIKINTILIGVVAAGFFEELYYRGFLFGLPFRKTKLGFILSIFFGALYFGLLHLYQSTEFNELLGIFLITFLGGILFAWVYAEWNFNIWVPVFLHMLMNLAWELFSVSDNALGGFYANVFRFVTIGLVIILTVLYKKRNGIDLTVNKKALLIQK comes from the coding sequence ATGAATAAGTCAACCAAAGTCCTAATAACTATCCTAATATCATTCGGACTGTATTTTATTTTTGATGATATTTTATTCAAAGACATTAGAAGATGGTTTTTTGACCTCACCAATCAACTAGGAACAAGTCATATTATTTCATACTTAATTACTGGTGTTCCTTTATTTATAGGAACTCTACTTATTGGAAAAAAAACGGACTTTTTTCAAAATTTAGGACTCGACAAGTCAATAATCAAAGGGTTTCTTTTTGCCCTGGTCTGCACCTTGCCAATGTATATTGGATTTAGTATATTATTTGAATTCAATGCAAATATCAAGATAAATACAATTTTAATTGGAGTTGTTGCTGCTGGCTTTTTCGAAGAACTGTACTACAGAGGATTCTTATTCGGATTACCTTTTAGAAAAACGAAACTAGGATTTATACTTTCCATATTCTTCGGAGCTCTATACTTTGGCCTTTTGCATCTATACCAAAGTACTGAATTTAACGAGTTATTGGGTATATTTCTGATTACATTTTTGGGAGGCATCTTATTTGCTTGGGTGTATGCAGAATGGAATTTTAACATCTGGGTTCCCGTTTTTCTGCATATGCTAATGAATTTGGCGTGGGAATTATTCTCTGTGAGCGACAATGCACTCGGAGGGTTTTACGCAAATGTATTCAGATTCGTGACTATTGGACTGGTTATTATCCTAACTGTACTTTACAAAAAAAGAAATGGAATTGACTTGACTGTAAACAAGAAAGCGCTTTTAATTCAAAAATAA
- a CDS encoding RNA polymerase sigma factor yields the protein MKIEELIKLCSKNDRTAQNELFRKYKDTLFFISLKYCRNEVDAEDNLHDAFITIFKKIKTYKGKGSFEGWMKRITIYKAIDKYKVNKPVNIEINDDLLEDTVETEEGLNISLNEILQLVQNLPDQYRLVFNLYQMDGFLHKEIASLLNISEGTSKSNYHRAKLILREKLIAINQSLNPKAH from the coding sequence TTGAAAATAGAAGAATTAATAAAACTGTGTAGTAAAAACGACCGGACGGCTCAAAATGAACTATTCCGGAAGTATAAGGATACTCTTTTCTTTATTTCGCTGAAATATTGCAGAAACGAAGTAGATGCCGAAGATAATCTGCACGATGCTTTTATTACCATTTTTAAAAAGATAAAAACGTATAAAGGCAAAGGCTCCTTTGAAGGTTGGATGAAACGGATAACCATTTATAAAGCAATTGATAAGTACAAAGTCAATAAGCCAGTTAATATCGAAATAAACGACGATTTACTCGAAGATACAGTTGAAACCGAAGAAGGGTTAAATATTTCCTTAAACGAAATTCTTCAACTTGTTCAAAATCTACCCGATCAATACCGGCTTGTATTTAATTTGTACCAAATGGATGGATTTTTACATAAAGAAATTGCTTCATTATTAAATATTTCAGAAGGCACATCAAAATCTAATTACCATCGTGCAAAGCTAATTTTACGCGAAAAACTAATTGCAATTAATCAATCTCTTAATCCAAAAGCCCACTAA
- a CDS encoding type II toxin-antitoxin system RelE/ParE family toxin, which yields MAKYELTNKAVADLNGIWEYTVENWSENQADRYYDMLLDICQDIADNPEIGKNYEGIKSDLFGLKANRHVIFYRKSEVNPIEITRILHERMDLKRRITE from the coding sequence ATGGCTAAATATGAATTGACCAATAAGGCTGTAGCTGACTTAAATGGAATTTGGGAATATACAGTTGAAAATTGGTCTGAAAATCAAGCCGACAGATATTACGATATGCTTCTGGATATTTGCCAAGACATTGCTGACAATCCAGAAATTGGAAAAAATTATGAAGGAATTAAATCAGACCTTTTCGGACTAAAAGCAAATCGACACGTAATATTCTATCGCAAATCAGAAGTGAATCCAATCGAAATCACGAGAATTTTACACGAACGAATGGATTTGAAAAGGAGAATAACCGAATAA
- the proC gene encoding pyrroline-5-carboxylate reductase, whose translation MKVLVIGAGNMGLTYAEGMAKSPLLNRRNLMIYDVSAEKISSLEKISHFDVFDNLEDCLPQADIVFIVVKPYHSDELFVKMKQMVNPDQVFISLMAGVTIETIQNSLNAKKVIRAMPNLPAKVGLGVTSFTESKDVTRVELLMVRNLLDTTGEAIHVENENFINASTGISGSGPAYVFYFMQSMMEAALKMGFSQNDSKILVTQTFEGAVKLFTEANISPNRWMEMVASKGGTTRAALDSMEDNNVNELIKEAAYAAFNRATELGK comes from the coding sequence ATGAAAGTACTAGTTATTGGCGCAGGAAATATGGGATTGACGTATGCCGAAGGAATGGCAAAATCGCCACTATTAAATCGTAGAAATTTAATGATTTACGATGTTTCAGCAGAAAAAATTTCAAGTTTAGAAAAAATTTCACACTTCGATGTGTTTGATAATTTAGAGGATTGTCTCCCTCAGGCCGATATTGTTTTTATAGTGGTAAAACCATACCACAGTGACGAGTTATTTGTAAAAATGAAGCAGATGGTCAATCCAGACCAAGTGTTTATTTCATTAATGGCAGGCGTTACTATAGAAACAATTCAAAATAGCTTAAATGCCAAAAAGGTAATTCGCGCTATGCCCAATTTACCCGCAAAAGTTGGTTTGGGAGTAACCTCTTTTACCGAATCTAAAGACGTTACCCGCGTAGAGCTATTAATGGTGCGCAATCTATTAGATACAACGGGTGAAGCCATTCACGTAGAAAACGAAAATTTTATAAATGCCTCTACAGGTATTTCTGGAAGTGGCCCAGCCTATGTGTTCTACTTTATGCAATCTATGATGGAAGCCGCTCTAAAAATGGGCTTCTCTCAAAACGATTCAAAAATATTGGTTACTCAAACTTTTGAGGGGGCTGTAAAACTATTTACCGAAGCTAATATTTCGCCAAACCGTTGGATGGAAATGGTAGCATCTAAAGGCGGTACAACGCGAGCTGCACTAGATTCTATGGAAGATAATAATGTAAACGAATTAATAAAAGAAGCCGCCTACGCAGCTTTTAACAGAGCAACAGAATTAGGAAAATAA
- a CDS encoding glutamate-5-semialdehyde dehydrogenase: protein MKLINKNLKNNVLDSMINIIGQNRAALLEANKKDLKNFKKDDQALYDRLVVNDSKIDGMIQAISEVRQQDDPVNQEISNTTLDNGLNIVNKTAPFGTIMIIYESRPDVTIEAAVLAFKANNKILLKGGKEAYYSNKILVKFWHQALQENNLKTDWIRMLELNRDETQAFLKNPDESIDLIVPRGGERLIQFVKENASCAVLISGRGNNFLYVAEDADWKKTLEVIINAKTDKISGCNALDKVLVDKNITNYESKLKELKQVLESLKVDILVDSKVKETLTSSELIQNEDTWFEEFLAMKIAIGAAGNMDEAISKINKYSGGHSTVILTESPEKAAQFMENIDSAAVYHNASTRFTDGGQMGVGAELAISTDKLHHRGPLGLKQLVTNKYYVYGDGHVRV, encoded by the coding sequence ATGAAATTGATAAACAAAAATTTAAAAAACAACGTATTAGATTCTATGATAAATATAATAGGGCAAAATCGCGCTGCCCTTTTAGAAGCTAATAAAAAAGATTTAAAAAATTTTAAAAAAGACGATCAAGCATTATACGATAGATTAGTAGTTAATGATTCCAAAATAGACGGAATGATTCAGGCTATCTCCGAAGTCCGCCAACAAGATGATCCGGTAAATCAGGAAATCTCAAATACCACCTTGGACAACGGTCTTAACATTGTTAATAAAACCGCACCATTTGGTACGATAATGATAATCTACGAATCCAGACCCGATGTAACTATTGAAGCTGCCGTACTCGCATTCAAGGCAAACAATAAAATTCTACTTAAAGGTGGAAAAGAAGCCTATTACAGCAATAAAATTTTAGTAAAATTCTGGCACCAAGCTTTGCAGGAAAACAATCTTAAAACAGATTGGATCAGAATGCTGGAACTAAATCGCGATGAAACACAGGCATTTTTAAAAAATCCTGATGAATCAATCGATTTAATTGTTCCGCGTGGTGGTGAAAGATTAATTCAATTTGTAAAGGAAAATGCCAGCTGTGCCGTATTAATAAGCGGTCGCGGAAACAACTTTTTATATGTAGCCGAAGATGCCGATTGGAAAAAAACACTCGAAGTAATTATTAATGCGAAGACCGATAAAATTTCGGGCTGTAACGCTTTAGATAAAGTTTTAGTTGATAAAAACATTACAAATTACGAGTCCAAGCTTAAGGAATTAAAACAAGTGCTCGAAAGCTTAAAGGTTGATATTCTTGTAGATTCTAAAGTTAAAGAAACACTTACTTCTTCGGAATTAATACAAAATGAAGACACTTGGTTTGAAGAGTTTTTAGCCATGAAGATTGCAATTGGCGCGGCAGGCAATATGGATGAAGCTATTTCAAAAATAAATAAGTACAGTGGCGGACACTCCACCGTAATTCTCACCGAAAGCCCAGAAAAAGCTGCACAATTTATGGAAAATATAGATAGTGCTGCTGTTTACCACAATGCCTCTACCCGCTTTACAGACGGCGGCCAAATGGGCGTTGGCGCAGAACTGGCCATTAGTACAGATAAATTGCACCATCGCGGGCCGTTGGGCCTAAAGCAATTGGTTACCAATAAATATTACGTATATGGCGATGGGCACGTTCGCGTTTAA